The following proteins come from a genomic window of Vibrio vulnificus NBRC 15645 = ATCC 27562:
- a CDS encoding glutathione S-transferase family protein, with protein MKLYIGNQNYSSWSLRAWVVFATYNLEVEVEKLVLFTPEFYQTLEGITPTAKVPTLVDGPCTVWDSLAILEYVNETQLAGKAWPDDRASKAKARALACEMHSGFQALRKELPMNCRAKRKVTLSAQAQKDVARIDQIWSQQMEANPHAWLFGEWSIADAMFAPVALRFETYQIPLSETAQLYQNKVLASAPIQRWLAEAALETDIVEEDEAGEPI; from the coding sequence ATGAAGTTGTATATAGGAAATCAAAACTACTCGAGTTGGTCGCTCAGAGCGTGGGTGGTGTTTGCCACCTACAACCTTGAGGTGGAAGTGGAAAAACTGGTGCTTTTTACTCCTGAGTTTTATCAAACTTTGGAAGGCATTACGCCAACGGCAAAAGTGCCGACGCTGGTGGATGGGCCTTGCACGGTATGGGACTCTTTGGCCATTTTGGAGTACGTCAATGAAACGCAACTGGCGGGTAAAGCGTGGCCTGACGATCGTGCATCAAAAGCCAAAGCACGTGCGCTTGCGTGTGAAATGCATTCGGGTTTTCAAGCTCTGCGCAAGGAGCTGCCGATGAACTGCCGAGCAAAACGCAAAGTGACGCTTTCAGCGCAAGCTCAGAAAGACGTTGCGCGCATTGATCAAATTTGGTCGCAGCAGATGGAAGCGAATCCTCATGCTTGGTTATTCGGTGAATGGTCAATTGCCGATGCGATGTTCGCGCCTGTGGCGCTTCGTTTTGAAACGTATCAAATCCCGCTTTCGGAAACCGCTCAGCTTTATCAGAACAAGGTGCTGGCGAGTGCGCCAATCCAACGTTGGTTGGCGGAGGCAGCGTTGGAAACCGATATTGTGGAGGAAGATGAAGCGGGAGAGCCGATTTAG
- a CDS encoding sensor domain-containing diguanylate cyclase produces MTVRWPLFHHRRSLTLFLSISMIITSSIVFIGYGVYNYSLRSEHVESEIRGQAEESAARLSTTISGYVDTYQINEYDKLLYTEINTENHDALLAILVDNFQMAELTGQKSYLTGYVKTSSSHLSEFQSEDLQQQTLLNQALYQKSSEIHDEEGNQIGRVDVYVSGELLVLEKRHLLLNITATVLVLLLIQAFLAMFLIRWILIHPLNRIAHSLEHRDQDGLPINMLAPSPYTELNILTKTVNDMLKVISLTRNKLKEEHERLENVIRGTDAGTWYWNIKTGATRFNPRWAEIIGYQLEELMPVSIDTWMKYVHPSDLTLSQRRLSDYFSGKTDIYECEVRMKHKDGHWVWVLDRGRVAQWDEDGQPLEMFGTHVDISESKARESQLELAANVFKYVHEGIVITDSKGIIIDVNQAFTYISGYEKSELEGQTLKLLKSGMHDEDVYHDLWEMLLSRGYWRGEVWNKRKDGEVCPDLVTISKVEDRREDEIRFVALFSDISALKEHESQLEKIAHYDPLTELPNRLLLKERLLNAMERSRRYKQHLAVLFLDLDGFKQVNDTFGHDAGDDVLYHVAARMKDLVREGDTLARLGGDEFIILVPRVRDSYDIEPLAQRFLHSISQPITIGKEEITLSASIGVSIYFGGEQQDSDSLIRQADQAMYQAKLAGKNCYMFYSDQTPMRQLNG; encoded by the coding sequence ATGACAGTGAGGTGGCCGCTTTTTCATCATCGGCGTTCATTAACGCTCTTTCTTAGTATCAGTATGATCATCACCTCGTCCATCGTCTTCATTGGCTATGGTGTTTACAACTATTCCTTGCGCAGCGAGCACGTAGAAAGCGAGATACGTGGCCAAGCGGAAGAGAGTGCCGCGAGGCTAAGTACGACGATTTCAGGGTATGTGGACACCTACCAGATCAACGAATACGACAAACTGCTCTATACCGAAATCAACACAGAGAATCACGATGCATTGCTGGCTATCTTGGTCGATAACTTTCAAATGGCAGAGCTGACAGGGCAAAAAAGTTATCTCACTGGCTACGTGAAAACGTCCTCTTCTCATCTGAGTGAATTTCAAAGCGAAGACTTACAACAACAAACCTTATTGAATCAGGCACTCTACCAAAAGAGTTCAGAGATCCACGATGAAGAAGGCAATCAGATCGGACGTGTGGATGTGTATGTGAGTGGGGAGCTATTGGTGCTGGAAAAGCGCCATTTGCTACTGAACATTACCGCCACCGTGTTGGTGCTCTTGTTGATCCAAGCGTTTTTGGCCATGTTTCTTATCCGCTGGATTTTGATTCATCCACTAAATCGGATTGCCCATTCGCTTGAGCATCGAGATCAGGATGGCTTACCTATCAATATGTTGGCGCCTTCCCCTTACACAGAATTGAACATTTTAACCAAAACGGTCAATGACATGTTGAAGGTTATTTCACTGACACGAAACAAGTTGAAAGAAGAGCATGAGCGTCTGGAGAATGTGATTCGAGGCACCGACGCGGGCACTTGGTATTGGAACATCAAAACCGGTGCGACGAGGTTTAACCCACGTTGGGCCGAAATCATAGGCTATCAATTGGAAGAACTGATGCCTGTCTCGATTGACACCTGGATGAAATACGTTCATCCCAGTGACTTAACATTGTCACAACGACGCCTGTCCGATTACTTCTCCGGTAAGACAGACATCTATGAGTGCGAAGTAAGAATGAAGCACAAAGATGGCCATTGGGTGTGGGTGCTCGATCGCGGCCGTGTCGCGCAGTGGGATGAAGATGGTCAACCGTTGGAGATGTTTGGCACCCATGTCGATATCAGTGAAAGTAAAGCGCGAGAGAGCCAATTGGAGCTGGCGGCCAATGTGTTTAAATACGTTCACGAAGGGATTGTGATTACCGACAGTAAAGGCATAATTATTGATGTTAATCAGGCGTTTACCTACATATCGGGCTATGAAAAATCTGAGCTTGAAGGACAAACGCTTAAACTGTTGAAGTCCGGCATGCACGATGAAGATGTCTATCATGATCTTTGGGAAATGTTGCTTTCTCGTGGTTACTGGCGGGGAGAAGTTTGGAATAAGCGTAAAGATGGTGAAGTGTGCCCCGATCTAGTGACCATCAGCAAGGTAGAAGATAGACGAGAGGATGAGATTCGTTTTGTCGCGCTCTTCTCTGACATCTCAGCGTTGAAAGAGCATGAATCACAGTTAGAAAAAATCGCTCACTATGATCCCCTGACAGAGCTCCCCAATCGCTTGTTGCTTAAAGAGCGATTACTCAATGCGATGGAGCGCTCACGTCGTTATAAGCAGCATTTGGCAGTGTTGTTTCTCGATCTCGATGGTTTCAAGCAAGTAAATGATACTTTTGGTCACGATGCGGGTGATGATGTGCTCTATCATGTTGCCGCCAGAATGAAAGATTTGGTCAGGGAAGGTGATACGTTGGCTCGCCTCGGTGGCGATGAGTTCATTATTTTGGTGCCGCGGGTGCGAGACAGCTACGACATTGAACCGTTGGCCCAGCGCTTCCTACATTCCATCAGTCAGCCTATCACCATTGGAAAAGAGGAGATTACCCTCTCTGCCAGCATTGGTGTTTCTATCTATTTTGGCGGGGAACAGCAAGATTCTGACAGCCTGATTCGACAGGCTGACCAAGCGATGTATCAAGCAAAATTAGCAGGGAAAAACTGCTACATGTTCTATAGCGACCAAACCCCAATGCGCCAACTAAACGGTTAG
- a CDS encoding aldehyde dehydrogenase family protein produces the protein MIYAQPGSDNAVVNFKSHYDNYIGGEWVKPVSGEYFDNISPVNGQAYCKVARSNAADINLALDAAHSVRYQWAKTSVTERANILLKIADRIEAHLEELAVAETWENGKPVRETLAADLPLVVDHFRYFAGCIRAQEGSAAELDANTASYHFPEPIGVVGQIIPWNFPMLMAAWKLAPALAAGCCVVLKPAEQTPTSILVLMEKIGDLIPAGVVNVVNGFGAEAGQALATSNRIAKLAFTGSTEVGNHILKCAAESLIPSTVELGGKSPNIYFPDVFDHEDAYLDKCIEGTLLAFFNQGEVCTCPSRVLVHESIYDQFIAKVAERAKSIKQGNPLDTDTQVGAQASQEQFDKILSYLEIGRQEGAKVVFGGEIAKQENDLATGYYIQPTLLQGHNKMRVFQEEIFGPVIAVTTFKDEAEALAIANDTEYGLGAGVWTRDQNLAYRMGRNIEAGRIWINCYHAYPAHAAFGGYKKSGIGRETHKMMLNHYQNTKNLLISYDVNPLGFF, from the coding sequence ATGATTTATGCACAACCAGGTAGTGACAACGCTGTCGTGAATTTCAAAAGCCACTATGACAACTACATTGGCGGGGAGTGGGTGAAACCGGTGAGTGGTGAATATTTCGATAATATTTCGCCGGTTAACGGCCAGGCTTATTGTAAAGTGGCTCGCTCAAACGCGGCGGACATTAACTTGGCCTTGGATGCGGCGCACAGCGTTCGTTATCAATGGGCAAAAACCAGCGTGACGGAGCGTGCCAATATCTTGCTGAAAATCGCCGATCGCATTGAAGCGCATCTCGAAGAGTTGGCGGTGGCAGAAACGTGGGAAAACGGCAAACCTGTGCGTGAAACGCTGGCGGCAGATTTACCGCTGGTGGTTGATCACTTCCGCTATTTCGCCGGGTGTATTCGTGCGCAAGAAGGCAGCGCTGCGGAGCTGGATGCCAATACCGCGAGCTACCATTTCCCAGAGCCGATTGGTGTGGTGGGGCAGATCATTCCTTGGAACTTCCCAATGCTCATGGCGGCATGGAAACTGGCACCAGCGTTAGCGGCGGGCTGCTGCGTGGTTCTTAAACCAGCAGAGCAAACGCCGACCTCAATTCTGGTGCTGATGGAAAAGATTGGTGATCTCATTCCAGCTGGTGTAGTGAACGTGGTTAACGGCTTTGGCGCAGAAGCAGGCCAAGCTCTAGCAACCAGTAATCGCATTGCCAAACTGGCGTTTACGGGGTCAACCGAAGTGGGTAATCACATACTCAAATGCGCGGCGGAAAGCTTGATTCCATCGACGGTCGAACTCGGCGGTAAGTCGCCAAACATCTACTTTCCTGATGTGTTTGATCATGAAGATGCTTATCTGGACAAATGCATTGAGGGAACGTTACTTGCTTTCTTCAACCAAGGTGAAGTGTGTACTTGCCCCTCACGCGTGCTGGTTCATGAGTCGATTTATGATCAGTTCATTGCCAAAGTGGCGGAGCGTGCCAAGAGCATCAAACAGGGCAACCCGCTCGATACCGACACTCAAGTTGGCGCCCAAGCGTCGCAAGAGCAGTTTGATAAGATATTGAGCTACTTGGAAATCGGTCGCCAAGAAGGGGCAAAAGTGGTGTTTGGTGGTGAGATTGCCAAGCAAGAAAACGATCTAGCGACCGGTTACTACATCCAGCCGACTTTGCTGCAAGGTCACAACAAAATGCGTGTGTTCCAAGAAGAGATTTTTGGCCCGGTGATCGCGGTGACAACCTTTAAAGACGAAGCTGAAGCGCTGGCCATTGCCAACGACACTGAGTATGGCTTAGGCGCTGGCGTGTGGACTCGCGATCAAAACCTAGCCTATCGCATGGGGCGTAACATTGAAGCGGGCCGGATTTGGATCAACTGCTACCACGCATATCCTGCACACGCCGCATTCGGTGGTTACAAAAAATCGGGCATTGGTCGTGAAACTCACAAGATGATGCTAAATCACTACCAAAATACCAAAAACTTGCTGATTAGCTACGATGTGAATCCGTTAGGTTTCTTCTAA
- a CDS encoding sigma-54-dependent Fis family transcriptional regulator: MQLQHVSKPNWLMNSWDRSEQAGLKERRLPEDVRISPAMLKDRRQQHHALIDAITQFALPLFNQLFAHSDSRLILTDNQGVIIGSWGQPKFREKLTEIALSSGACWQERLKGTNAIGTALIEAKPVTVVGDEHYIQRHRFISCSASPLFDHKGNLVGILDITSEQQKHDLSTQVLVQNMVQLVENQLLNQVPEGHFRVDLACEKSLLNSGWQGILIADESGQVVAHNQVAGQLLAKQQVVGESLDAILQSQQSHSPLFFETKTLQAKRPRSRALSPSSDLHFGDATVEHCWQQANRVIDKDISLLILGETGVGKNEFVKALHKNSQRKQGPLVCVNCGALPKDLIESELFGYVAGAFTGASSKGYQGKIRQADKGILFLDEIADLPLDAQSRLLHVLQDKTVLPIGSNQTWQVDTQIIAATHKDLEQLVQLGLFRQDLYYRLNGLIIELPRFAKRDDKSALIEHIHRRYAQEHQDICPHLMTLLLHYAWPGNLRELDSLLKVATLMAQGEPSLSLAHVPAHLAQKLGQLIEPDATEKEVKDLRSTVDESLVKTYQATQGNISQTSRLLGISRNTIYRKLKSLGMIKSAR; encoded by the coding sequence ATGCAACTTCAACATGTTAGCAAACCCAACTGGCTGATGAACTCTTGGGACAGAAGCGAACAGGCGGGTTTGAAAGAGCGTCGCCTCCCCGAGGATGTGCGCATTTCCCCCGCGATGCTCAAAGATCGACGCCAGCAACATCACGCGTTAATCGATGCGATCACTCAATTTGCTTTGCCGTTGTTTAACCAACTGTTTGCCCACAGTGATAGCCGTTTGATTCTGACCGACAACCAAGGCGTGATCATCGGCAGTTGGGGACAACCCAAGTTTCGTGAAAAACTCACCGAGATCGCTTTGAGCTCCGGCGCCTGTTGGCAAGAACGATTGAAAGGCACCAACGCCATTGGCACCGCCCTAATTGAAGCCAAACCCGTCACCGTGGTGGGGGATGAGCATTACATCCAGCGCCATCGCTTTATCAGTTGCTCTGCAAGCCCATTGTTTGATCACAAAGGCAATCTGGTGGGCATTTTGGACATCACCAGCGAACAGCAAAAACATGATCTGTCTACACAGGTGTTGGTACAAAACATGGTGCAGTTGGTGGAAAACCAATTATTGAATCAAGTTCCAGAAGGGCATTTTCGTGTGGATCTGGCTTGTGAAAAATCGTTGTTGAACAGTGGCTGGCAAGGCATTCTCATTGCGGATGAATCCGGTCAAGTGGTGGCGCACAACCAAGTGGCAGGGCAACTTCTGGCCAAACAGCAGGTGGTTGGGGAATCATTAGACGCCATTTTGCAATCGCAGCAGAGCCATTCTCCTCTGTTTTTTGAAACCAAAACCTTGCAGGCAAAACGCCCTCGTAGCCGCGCGTTAAGCCCTTCCAGCGATCTTCATTTTGGTGATGCCACTGTCGAGCACTGTTGGCAACAAGCCAATCGTGTGATTGATAAAGACATTAGCTTACTGATCCTTGGTGAAACAGGCGTGGGCAAAAATGAATTTGTCAAAGCGCTGCACAAAAATAGCCAGCGCAAACAAGGGCCATTAGTCTGCGTCAATTGTGGCGCCCTGCCGAAAGATCTGATTGAGTCGGAACTGTTTGGCTACGTCGCTGGGGCATTTACTGGCGCCAGTAGCAAAGGGTATCAAGGCAAGATCCGCCAAGCGGATAAAGGGATCTTATTTCTTGATGAGATTGCCGATCTGCCATTGGATGCGCAAAGCCGATTACTGCATGTGCTGCAAGACAAAACCGTATTGCCGATTGGCTCTAACCAAACATGGCAGGTGGATACCCAAATTATCGCTGCCACACATAAAGATCTCGAACAACTCGTGCAGCTCGGCCTGTTCCGTCAAGATCTCTACTATCGTCTCAATGGTTTGATCATTGAGCTGCCCCGTTTTGCCAAACGTGACGATAAAAGCGCACTCATTGAGCATATCCATCGACGTTACGCGCAAGAACATCAAGATATCTGTCCACACCTGATGACGCTACTGTTGCACTATGCATGGCCCGGTAATTTGCGCGAATTGGACAGCTTATTGAAAGTCGCCACCTTAATGGCGCAAGGTGAGCCTTCACTCTCTTTGGCTCATGTGCCAGCGCATCTAGCTCAAAAACTGGGGCAACTTATAGAACCTGATGCCACAGAGAAAGAAGTCAAAGACCTACGCTCAACGGTGGATGAGTCGCTAGTGAAAACCTATCAGGCGACGCAAGGCAATATCAGCCAAACCTCGCGATTGCTCGGCATCAGCCGCAACACCATTTATCGTAAACTCAAAAGCTTAGGGATGATTAAGTCAGCGAGATAA
- a CDS encoding substrate-binding domain-containing protein, giving the protein MDMRHLAFCVVLFFSPWLSASQQIVYMVSDLRIPFWQIMWGGIENEAKQLGYEAVVLSAENDAKTELENIIKAIALKPNGIILSPTNSSAAVTILKMAEQANIPVVISDIGTEGGTFVSYIESDNFSGAFQLAQILASAMKEKGWQNGEVGVVAIPQKRKNGIERTEGFIEAAKQQGMRIAAIKQQKDFSYQETFIFTQTMLREHRKIRAIWLQGSDRYQAALDAIDSLGQRDKVLLICFDAEPEFIDMIRSQQLVGSGMQQPFLMGERAMNSLHQFLLGHTVAKEQQLEVLAVSSQNLDSLLSTIQRNVLGHEGGSQ; this is encoded by the coding sequence ATGGATATGCGTCATCTCGCTTTTTGTGTTGTTTTGTTTTTTTCTCCTTGGCTCAGTGCGAGCCAACAGATTGTTTATATGGTTTCCGATCTGCGGATCCCATTTTGGCAAATCATGTGGGGAGGCATTGAGAATGAAGCAAAACAGTTGGGTTATGAAGCCGTGGTGTTAAGTGCAGAAAATGACGCCAAAACCGAGTTGGAAAACATCATCAAAGCCATCGCCCTCAAACCGAATGGCATTATTTTATCGCCGACCAATTCATCGGCCGCGGTCACTATTCTCAAAATGGCGGAGCAAGCGAATATTCCAGTGGTCATTAGCGATATCGGCACCGAAGGCGGCACCTTTGTCAGCTATATTGAGTCGGATAACTTTTCCGGCGCCTTTCAATTAGCTCAAATACTGGCGTCGGCCATGAAAGAGAAAGGCTGGCAAAATGGTGAAGTTGGCGTGGTCGCCATTCCGCAAAAACGCAAGAATGGCATTGAACGAACGGAAGGGTTTATTGAGGCGGCCAAGCAACAGGGCATGCGCATTGCGGCGATCAAACAGCAAAAAGATTTCAGCTACCAAGAGACCTTTATTTTCACCCAAACGATGTTGCGTGAGCATCGTAAAATACGCGCCATTTGGTTGCAGGGCTCGGATCGCTACCAAGCGGCACTCGATGCGATTGATTCATTAGGTCAAAGAGACAAAGTGTTGTTGATCTGTTTTGACGCTGAGCCAGAATTCATCGATATGATCCGTTCTCAGCAGCTTGTTGGCTCAGGCATGCAACAACCTTTTTTGATGGGGGAGAGAGCAATGAACTCTCTGCATCAGTTTCTTTTAGGTCATACGGTGGCAAAAGAGCAACAACTGGAAGTACTGGCCGTGTCATCGCAAAACCTAGACAGCCTGCTCAGCACCATTCAGCGTAATGTACTTGGGCATGAAGGAGGGTCGCAATGA
- a CDS encoding hemolysin family protein, producing MSLFENLSIIFALILSSCFFSMSEIALAAARKIRLKQFSDEGDERATKVLELQANPGNFFTVVQIGLNAVAIMGGIVGESAFTPYIKAALDGVVPAAWLAQVSFFLSFFLVTSMFILFADLMPKRIAMAVPEKIAMTLVGPMLVCISILKPFIFVFNGLANLIFQLLSIPAERNDDITSDDIYAVMDAGAEAGVLDRGEQKMMESVFEMQSVPVTSAMTPRESLTFLSLEDDEETLRKKIAEDPHHKFLVCDGQLDAIKGYIDSKELLTRLINGHTLNVKDSSMVQSCPIIPDTLSLSEALDYFKNTRADFAVIMNEYALVLGIVTFNDLQSAVMGTWVLAEGEEQIVARDPNSWLVDGVTPITDVMRALNINEFPHPQNYETIAGFMMYMLRKIPRRTDAIIYSGYKFEVVDIDNYKVDQLLVTRVEVEAHPSHEE from the coding sequence ATGAGTCTATTTGAGAATCTCTCAATCATCTTTGCCCTGATCTTATCTAGCTGCTTTTTCTCTATGTCAGAAATTGCACTTGCCGCCGCTAGAAAAATTCGCTTAAAGCAGTTTTCTGACGAAGGAGATGAGCGCGCAACCAAAGTGCTTGAACTGCAAGCCAATCCGGGTAACTTCTTCACCGTGGTGCAAATTGGCCTTAACGCTGTGGCCATCATGGGCGGTATTGTGGGTGAGTCTGCCTTCACGCCTTACATCAAAGCCGCTCTTGACGGTGTTGTCCCAGCAGCTTGGTTGGCACAGGTGAGTTTCTTCCTCTCCTTCTTTTTAGTCACCAGCATGTTTATTTTGTTTGCCGACTTAATGCCCAAACGCATCGCCATGGCGGTGCCAGAAAAAATCGCTATGACCTTGGTCGGCCCGATGTTGGTCTGCATTTCCATTCTCAAGCCATTTATTTTTGTCTTTAACGGCTTAGCCAACCTGATTTTCCAACTGCTGAGCATTCCTGCCGAGCGCAACGACGACATTACCTCTGACGATATTTATGCAGTGATGGATGCAGGCGCTGAGGCGGGCGTGCTTGATCGCGGCGAACAAAAAATGATGGAAAGTGTGTTTGAAATGCAGTCGGTGCCCGTCACCTCTGCGATGACGCCACGCGAAAGCCTGACCTTCCTTTCGCTTGAAGACGATGAAGAGACGCTGAGAAAGAAGATCGCCGAAGATCCTCACCACAAGTTTCTGGTGTGTGATGGTCAACTCGATGCCATCAAAGGGTACATCGATTCCAAAGAACTGCTTACTCGTTTAATTAACGGTCATACATTAAACGTCAAAGACAGCAGCATGGTGCAGAGTTGCCCGATTATTCCTGACACTTTGAGCCTTTCAGAAGCGTTAGATTACTTTAAAAATACCCGCGCGGACTTTGCCGTGATCATGAACGAATATGCGCTGGTGCTCGGTATTGTCACTTTTAACGATCTGCAAAGTGCGGTGATGGGTACCTGGGTGCTGGCCGAAGGCGAAGAACAAATCGTTGCACGCGACCCGAACTCTTGGTTAGTGGACGGTGTTACGCCAATCACCGATGTGATGCGAGCACTCAATATCAACGAGTTTCCACATCCACAAAACTACGAAACCATCGCCGGTTTTATGATGTACATGCTGAGAAAGATCCCACGCAGAACGGATGCCATCATTTACTCTGGTTACAAGTTCGAAGTGGTGGACATTGATAACTACAAAGTTGACCAACTGCTGGTCACCCGTGTGGAAGTGGAGGCTCATCCAAGCCACGAGGAATAA